One Setaria italica strain Yugu1 chromosome II, Setaria_italica_v2.0, whole genome shotgun sequence DNA segment encodes these proteins:
- the LOC111256491 gene encoding uncharacterized protein LOC111256491, whose protein sequence is MPSPHGITWQHSVMKEPTVQALVDANLLQPRVELECRPAYGNAWQFKEHPKETVMLAHFVERGLAVPTSNFFKGILEYYNLQLVPLNPNGVLHMAIFVHLCEVYLGVLPSLDLFKKLFRCKPQPNANRTEVFNGAGFQLRNSSAYLEYDLLDSHGDWKKRWFYIGNHDPVLPIITSHAPKYADNWVTEPEDTPEITNLLAQITDLRTSGLTGINVAASFLKRRVQPLQQRAHSGFKYTSFDDPSRMSSEDVSDDDVEALLGKLFRNYQGVLVLPGLLRQFDSWYGPTESRVLLGFLPMPSKGKEVAEGNTEDAPSAPPAKRRQVVQRCWRYALEAIIEMMIFHLYP, encoded by the exons ATGCCGTCGCCTCATGGGATCACTTGGCagcattctgtgatgaaggagccGACGGTTCAAGCCTTAGTTGATGCAAATCTTCTTCAACCAAGGGTCGAGCTTGAGTGCAGGCCCGCATATGGGAATGCATGGCAATTCAAAGAGCACCCCAAGGAGACGGTGATGCTGGCTCATTTTGTTGAAAGAGGCCTGGCGGTGCCTACCTCTAACTTCTTCAaaggtattcttgagtactataaTCTTCAACTAGTCCCTTTGAATCCAAATGGTGTGTTgcatatggctatctttgtacacttgtgtgaagtgtACTTGGGTGTTTTGCCTAGTCTCGACTTGTTTAAGAAATTGTTTCGGTGTAAACCACAGCCTAATGCAAATAGGACAGAAGTCTTCAACGGGGCTGGGTTTCAGTTGAGGAACTCAAGTGCGTATCTCGAGTATGATCTGCTTGATTCCCATGGTgattggaagaagaggtggttttatattggcaaccatgatcctgtcttgccaATAATCACCAGCCATGCTCCAAAATATGCGGACAACTGGGTGACTGAGCCTGAGGATACCCCTGAGATCACCAATTTGTTGGCGCAGATTACCGACTTAAGAACTTCGGGGttaactgggatcaatgtggccgCCAGTTTCCTTAAGCGCAGAGTTCAGCCCCTACAGCAGCGTGCTCACTCGGGCTTCAAGTATACGagttttgatgacccgtcacGTATGTCCTCTGAAGACGTATCCGATGACGACGTGGAGGCGTTGTTGGGTAAGttattcaggaactatcaaggagtgctAGTACTCCCGGGACTCCTTCGGCAGTTTGACagttggtatggaccaacagag tccCGGGTGTTGCTTGGTTTCTTGCCCATGCCTTCCAAGGGTAAGGAGGTAGCTGAGGGTAATACTGAAGATGCGCCTTCTGCTCCTCCAGCTAAGAGACGCCAAGTAGTACagaggtgttggaggtatgccctagaggcaatcatagagatgatgatattccatttgtatccatga